TCCCCCGAATATACCTACCCTCACCCACTGCCCCACAGCTGCATCGAGCAGCCTGATGTGGCTACTCTAGATACCTTGGGATCGAAATGCTcgtcatttattttgaaaatttaatGCTACATGTGGAGAGACTTATATTTTACTTGGAGTTATCTCTCTTCTATCTGACGGCGCTTTTCCTGTGCAGTTGATTTGTGGGTCGGGTATCTGTGGGCATTCGTTTCATCTGTACTGGGTGAGGTGCTCCATTGGGGGGACGGCCAAacaggggaggaagaaaaaaaaaaaaccctcaGTGTGCGTCTTCGGGAGGTGTACTTACCTtgtttgtttaaaaattgcacattGGAAGATCTCCACCGGTGCagtggcaaaaggggaaaaaaaaaccttcaAGAGGGAGCAAAAATAGGACCAGCTTCAAAGACGGAGTATCCGTTGCGAAGTGGTATACGCGTGGGGCAGCttcacaaaagggaagacaCGCATGTGGAGGGAGCAGCCAACAGGAACGATCAGAAAAAGAGTACATATTTTgaggggaaagcaaaaagggtGATATGTAGGAGTAGACCCACCATGGGGAGTACGCCAGCACAGATAAGAGAAGACGTGGTCATGGAGAGCGATCCGTCCAgtatgaagaaaaagcagcaaaCCGGTGGGGGCCTCCCCTCGACGGGGAAGCACACCCCTCCTGGTAGTGCCAACTATGAAAAGAAAGTCAGTTTCGAGGAAGGGACCCTCTCCAAAGGGCAAAGGTGGAATGCTCACGGAAGCGTCTCCACGAATACATACTTCCACTACTGCAGCGTTGATGAGAGCACCTCCCACCAAAACAGCAATGAAAGTTACCTCTCCATGGGCACTACCCTAGAggtggaggggaaaatggCCAACCTGCTTTACAATCGGAGTAACACTCTAAAGGAGGACAGTAAGGTGTTCCTATCAGAGCATGAAATTTTTGCTCCAAACGGGGAGGCAGTTGATGTGCGAGGTGAGAATGGGTATGGTGAGAGAAGTAATTTacacggagggggggggaaaaagagggATCTGGTGTCTACCAACGAGGCActgaaaaaggggaggtaCCCTCCTGGAGGGGTTGCCGCCAATTCGAAGAGCAACCACGAGGATAAAACGGTTGCTCATAGGAGGAAGAACCCATTGGGGAGGTCTCCCAAGTGTCAAGCTGCTAACCCTGCGAGGTGGGACACATCTGATGGGGCGCATGATCCAAAGTTGCAAAGGGAATCCACCCACGCGATTGCGGAAGAACCCCCTGCtagcggcaaaaaaaggacgtcCAATTCGACTGGGAAGAAGGTAGAAGATCACACAATAAGAAACACCTCATCATGCGATGAACGGAAGAGGGAAGAATATGTCTCCGCTTCCAACTCCAGGTTGGATGACCGCATGTCTGGAGATCAAATGGACTCGAGGAATTACACCTTTTGTTATGAAAACAGCTTACAGAGCGGTCTGTCGAAGAGTGCCCATAGCTCTAGCTTGGTGGACTATGTAAATTCTCAACAGAGTAGCCTCACTACTGAGTATGGGGAGCGGTGTCCGGAGGAGGGGCCTCACAAAAGTGATGGCACCCCGGGTAGTCCCCCTAGCGATGAGCCCTCCTACGTCAGTAGCGAAGTGCAAGATAGTCTCTACAATTCTGTGGTGAAGAACATGGAGAGGGAAATTAGGACCTTGGACGGGTtccagcaggggggggtagCAGCGGAGGGAGAGGTGGTCAGCGGCAAGGTAGTGGAAGACGCAAAAGAGGATGATGTACTGACTTACGAGGGGAtacccccccctgtggaagCCTCCCCTGCCAAATGCGCCGCAGCGGAAGAAGACGCGGTGAGCATATTCTTCAAGGGGGACAGAAGGTTCTTCAACTTCGACCTCCCCGCTAGCGAAATAATCGAACGGAAGAGCTTCGAAATAATCGAAATGATCAGCGAGGGAAGCTTCGGCACCGTTTACAAGGCCCTGTGGCAGAACAAAATCGTTGCCGTGAAGAAGTCCCACATCCACATGTCCCTGGAGGGCATGCGGTCCATCGCGCGCGAGGTGAACACGTACCGCTCCGTTTCGCACGAGAGCATTGTGAAGTATTACGGTAGGGGGCGCGTTAGCTGTGTAGCTGTGTAGCGGTTTAGCTGATTGGCGGTTTAGCCGGTTAGCTGTGTAGCCGTTTAGCCGTTTAGCCGCTTATCCGTTTAGCCGTTTAGCCGCTTATCCGTTTAGCCGCCTAACCGCTTATCCGCTTAGCGGGTTCAACGTAGCTTCATGCGTTTCCCACCCGCCCCCTTCGCAGGAGTCTGCATAGACGAAGCCTTCATAGGCATCGTCCTGGAGTACATCCCCAGAGGGAACGTCTTCGACATGCTGTACAACGGCACGCTGGTTGTGCCTTACGAGGTTCGCCTGCAGATGGCTGTCCAGCTCGTGCAGGTGGTTAACTACCTTCACtcggttaagcggttcgtCCACCGGGATTTGAAGACGAGCAACTTTTTGTTCGACGAGGAGGTAAGCCGGAGGGGGACAGCCTAAGAGGAggggagcggtggagagCGATGGAAAGCGAGAAGAGAGCTTCCCATTGCACATTCGAGCGTCGCCCGCTCATCGATggtcgcttccccctcagTGCACTTCCCCACTTCATGCCGTGTCACCTGCTGCCGCGCTTCCCCACCCCCGCAGTATAACCTAAAAATATGCGACTTTGGAAAAACGAGGAAGTTAAACGCAGacgggaaaataattttggagGACAACGGAGGCTCCCCCAGATACATGGCCCCGGAGTGTTTCATCGAAGGTAGCACTCATGAGGGAATTGTGGCCGTTCGTGTGTGAGAGCGGCGTGCCTATGCTCACCATGATGTGGTACATAGTAGCCAGTTCGCTTTGTTCACCTTGTGAGGATTTGTGAGAAGGCATTCGTGAgggatttcccccctttgcttcttctcttcTTGGCTCCTTCCCTTCGTGGGAGTGCCTTCCACTTTAATGAGCCAAGATATGTCCACCCATTGATGTTTCTATTCGTAATTtgttttctcccttttgctaTTCTTTGCGGTGCCTACTTCGATCCTCACATGttgccttcttccccccctgcagagaaCTCCATAAGTGAGAAGTCGGACATCTGGGGCTTGGCGTGTTGCCTCATTGAGATTTTCGCCAACCAAATTCCGTTTCAGCACATAAAGCATAAGGAAGGTAAGCGGGAGGGATATCGGGAGTGTAGTGAGCGAACGGAAAACGAGTGGACGTAAACTATATGCTTCGACGCACTGCTCACGTGAAATGTTCGTCCTTCCCAACTCGTAAAACTCACGTGAATGcatgtgccccccccccccttcccttCTCAGACGTTGTCTTAGAAATTTTGGTCAAAAAGCAGAAGCCAAACGTGCCCGACTGCTTCCACCCCAAATTGCACAAACTGTTGGAGAGGAGTTTCAGCATAGACCCTGAGGAAAGACCCTC
This genomic window from Plasmodium vivax chromosome 1, whole genome shotgun sequence contains:
- a CDS encoding protein kinase, putative (encoded by transcript PVX_093670A), with amino-acid sequence MGSTPAQIREDVVMESDPSSMKKKQQTGGGLPSTGKHTPPGSANYEKKVSFEEGTLSKGQRWNAHGSVSTNTYFHYCSVDESTSHQNSNESYLSMGTTLEVEGKMANLLYNRSNTLKEDSKVFLSEHEIFAPNGEAVDVRGENGYGERSNLHGGGGKKRDLVSTNEALKKGRYPPGGVAANSKSNHEDKTVAHRRKNPLGRSPKCQAANPARWDTSDGAHDPKLQRESTHAIAEEPPASGKKRTSNSTGKKVEDHTIRNTSSCDERKREEYVSASNSRLDDRMSGDQMDSRNYTFCYENSLQSGLSKSAHSSSLVDYVNSQQSSLTTEYGERCPEEGPHKSDGTPGSPPSDEPSYVSSEVQDSLYNSVVKNMEREIRTLDGFQQGGVAAEGEVVSGKVVEDAKEDDVLTYEGIPPPVEASPAKCAAAEEDAVSIFFKGDRRFFNFDLPASEIIERKSFEIIEMISEGSFGTVYKALWQNKIVAVKKSHIHMSLEGMRSIAREVNTYRSVSHESIVKYYGVCIDEAFIGIVLEYIPRGNVFDMLYNGTLVVPYEVRLQMAVQLVQVVNYLHSVKRFVHRDLKTSNFLFDEEYNLKICDFGKTRKLNADGKIILEDNGGSPRYMAPECFIEENSISEKSDIWGLACCLIEIFANQIPFQHIKHKEDVVLEILVKKQKPNVPDCFHPKLHKLLERSFSIDPEERPSCEEYLQLLLEFYSKNTVC